One window of the Ictidomys tridecemlineatus isolate mIctTri1 chromosome 11, mIctTri1.hap1, whole genome shotgun sequence genome contains the following:
- the LOC101973019 gene encoding olfactory receptor 6K3 produces the protein MDQENQTMVTEFYFSDFPPFEKGSLLFFIPLLFIYMFIIVGNFIIFLAVRLDVRLHNPMYYFISVFSFLEIWYTTVTIPKMLSNLVSEQKTITLVGCLLQMYFFHSLGVTEGLVLTVMAIDRYVAICHPLRYAVIMTPRLCIQLSSGSCIFGFLMLLPEIVWISTLPFCGPKQIHQLFCDFEPVLSLACTDTSMILVEDVIHAVSILTSISVITLSYLRIITVILRIPSGESRRKAFSTCAAHVTIFLLFFGSVTLMYLRFSVTFPPLLDKAIAFMFAVLAPFFNPIIYSLRNKDMKKAIEKMFCSQNMFSVSGN, from the coding sequence ATGGACCAGGAGAATCAGACAATGGTGACTGAATTTTACTTCTCTGATTTCCCTCCGTTTGAGAAAGGCAGCCTCTTATTCTTCATCCCTTTGCTCTTTATTTACATGTTCATCATCGTGGGAAATTTCATAATCTTCTTGGCTGTCAGGCTAGATGTCCGCCTGCACAATCCCATGTACTATTTCATCAGCGTCTTCTCCTTCCTGGAGATTTGGTACACCACGGTGACCATTCCCAAAATGCTCTCCAACCTCGTCAGCGAACAGAAGACCATCACGCTGGTTGGCTGCCTCTTGCAGATGTATTTTTTCCATTCACTCGGGGTCACAGAAGGTCTCGTCCTCACAGTGATGGCCATCGACAGGTAcgtggccatctgtcaccccctCCGCTATGCAGTCATTATGACCCCTAGGCTCTGCATCCAGCTGTCCTCTGGCTCCTGCATCTTTGGCTTCCTTATGTTGCTGCCAGAGATTGTGTGGATTTCTACTCTTCCCTTCTGTGGTCCCAAGCAAATCCATCAACTCTTCTGTGACTTTGAGCCTGTGCTGAGCTTGGCATGTACAGACACTTCCATGATTCTGGTTGAAGATGTGATCCACGCCGTCTCCATCCTCACCTCCATTTCTGTGATCACCCTTTCCTATTTAAGAATCATCACTGTGATTCTGAGGATTCCCTCGGGAGAGAGCCGTCGCAAGGCTTTCTCCACTTGTGCAGCCCACGTTACCATTTTCTTGCTGTTTTTTGGCAGCGTGACACTCATGTATCTGCGCTTCTCTGTCACATTCCCACCACTACTGGACAAAGCCATTGCATTCATGTTTGCTGTTCTCGCCCCATTTTTCAACCCAATAATCTATAGTTTGAggaacaaagatatgaaaaaagcTATTGAAAAAATGTTCTGTTCTCAAAACATGTTCAGTGTCTCTGGGAACTAG